The following proteins are co-located in the Hydractinia symbiolongicarpus strain clone_291-10 chromosome 7, HSymV2.1, whole genome shotgun sequence genome:
- the LOC130649359 gene encoding golgin subfamily A member 6-like protein 24 isoform X2 yields the protein MNLRGMQREGSRFSPAVGSDVVDHTKVPAELQCPHCKKLFNDVVVTPCCGESYCDECIRNYLIEHDLTCLCGETTSPDNLIANKSLRTAVNNFRNQKKSDLKSVPPSPDTQQSTTSITNGSSLNSIENQPSPQPATSTEADVVSAQNPPDIHSETSQSSDTAQLSVPSPKVGDLAVMNSPKKQVIEDGKAGMVNQGMVVQPQILSASQAIIAGQVQPRIVPGSQAFHTAAGTAVYTGVHHNAMRANYLLPQQQILQSSALLGPTIQYGINMPGGATLVKRLVPVPVGPRLAVSQVPHSGIPHGSVVPVDLNKQLLEQHGRPARKDKEKGDVESPMPLTEDEFYLWQNQFKQRRHLAPPVRETSRERHRSRSKSPTGEKRRRHRDKSMSHSADESSQERKKKREKKRHRDSSQESRGESAKSKSRSERKYSSKKSSRHLPKHIKRELEEFEFDNELEFDEELRKVRKQSKKKSRSDFEYDDDFDNELHKLRKESKRKNKRSKETENTPNSTKSASVERNSSVSPEPNENKDASNEPAVKTEVNASETSKEVGAVVLASTQDTENNKTETTDVVKENKPKPETDATATENKPKKRTKIVRKIVKRVVKVKKRKGEIMSKTVISSGPALSEQIVPTEQTPIEKITPATDSGISADAKKSDNTETPSSESALPENSRWETGEKKGVEKSPEGNTHEENNATPVKKAKTLFKTDVTPKTVAGTSGRSQALVSPQKKASELRSRKEAQKRAIIEKAKKLKMLSESLEGEDEETKKKREKYLLLKQKKLKERAAKLKKGVKQDKANSLRNTAEHSDEGRDDPEERSKSRSKEDKLGKKPDQHFYKPGDAKLKSISEMSKQRLKQVETRRAAKKEVENGEGDDVLKSKVTSIKKMITEKRRVIKTSVSEEEKEFTTSQSSEDIRRSDHRVVRIENKKKALSSAVEKTGQEKRKHKQHEDSSERRHREKSLERERKTTTDRDRAERRLLREEEERKEAKRQRQLERERKERKKVSILEQEKQESLQREKLALREKDRLERKLMRERELREELMREKEEEKFRRKKQELVKRKRINLKDDDSDETSSKKSRRHKEVIKIDVSEKSEEESSESEKEKKKKKRSKKKKEKKKRRKKSEESDDENNESADSDDSSSEDDDEEEERKRKKKKRKHKRKHKKHRKSKKHKKKTKKKKTKKEKSESESEEEQESESKKSDTEEEDEEVEESEQKSEESDNAKESKSASSEDESVKSSSDQNEEEKEEEEEEEEETESKTEITEKSATDLETETEKNDDSSKAKCEKTKEKTENEPPVGKVKKKSSTGDAEDLELDYDEDIGDLDNDALYGDLNFADDEQTNPENTDEERADRSPEDGEILDEDLFSMKPNTVEKNLFSTEPNDTDIENAVDDAINELSLDISNRKNAVRKVEKSSDVELILKNENSKNR from the exons TATTACAAATGGTTCCTCACTCAATTCAATTGAGAATCAACCATCGCCACAGCCAGCCACCAGTACTGAAGCTGATGTTGTGAGCGCTCAAAATCCTCCAGACATACATTCTGAAACATCACAGTCGAGTGATACTGCACAATTGAGCGTACCTTCGCCTAAAGTTGGAGATTTAGCTGTGATGAACTCGCCGAAGAAACAAGTCATTGAAGATGGAAAA GCAGGTATGGTCAACCAAGGTATGGTAGTACAACCGCAGATTTTAAGTGCAAGTCAAGCTATTATAGCAGGGCAAGTTCAACCACGTATTGTACCTGGCTCTCAAGCATTCCACACAGCTGCTGGAACAG cggTGTATACAGGTGTACATCATAATGCAATGAGAGCCAACTATCTTCTACCTCAACAACAAATTCTCCAGTCTTCAGCTTTACTTGG ACCAACGATACAGTACGGTATCAACATGCCTGGTGGCGCGACATTAGTCAAAAGACTGGTCCCAGTACCAGTTGGTCCGCGACTGGCAGTTTCGCAGGTGCCACATTCAGGAATACCTCATGGAAGTGTGGTGCCAGTCGATCTTAATAAACAACTATTGGAACAGCATGGTAGACCTGCGAGGAAGGATAAAGAAAAAGGCGATGTCGAGTCACCTATGCCGTTGACCGAAGATGAGTTTTATCTCtggcagaatcagttcaaacaGCG acgTCATCTTGCCCCTCCTGTTCGTGAAACTTCCAGGGAACGTCATCGAAGTCGCAGCAAAAGTCCGACGGGAGAGAAGCGTAGACGACATCGTGATAAGAGCATGTCTCACTCGGCAGATGAATcgagtcaggaaagaaaaaagaaaagggaAAAAAAAAGACATCGAGATTCTTCTCAAGAAAGTCGAGGCGAGTCGGCGAAAAGTAAAAGTCGTTCCGAACGAAAATACTCGTCGAAAAAATCGTCGCGTCACTTACCGAAACATATTAAGCGGGAACTGGAAGAATTCGAATTCGACAACGAGCTCGAGTTTGACGAAGAACTGCGCAAAGTGCGAAAGCAGTCGAAAAAAAAATCACGCAGCGATTTTGAATACGATGACGATTTTGATAACGAACTTCACAAACTTAGAAAAGAatcgaaaagaaaaaataagcgCAGCAAGGAAACGGAGAATACACCCAACTCTACAAAATCAGCTTCCGTAGAAAGAAACAGTTCTGTCTCGCCGGAACCGAATGAGAACAAAGACGCTTCTAACGAACCTGCTGTAAAAACAGAGGTTAATGCCAGTGAAACTTCGAAAGAAGTCGGTGCTGTTGTCCTTGCATCGACTCAAGACACTGAGAACAACAAAACAGAGACAACAGACGTGGTAAAGGAGAATAAACCTAAACCAGAAACCGATGCGACGGCAACCGAAAACAAGCCGAAGAAGAGAACAAAAATTGTTAGGAAAATAGTTAAACGTGTAGTAAAGGTTAAAAAACGAAAAGGTGAAATTATGTCAAAAACTGTAATATCTAGTGGCCCAGCATTGTCTGAACAAATTGTCCCCACGGAGCAAACTCCGATTGAAAAAATTACCCCTGCGACAGATTCTGGTATTTCTGCCGATGCTAAAAAATCCGATAATACGGAAACACCGTCAAGCGAAAGCGCTTTACCAGAAAATAGTCGTTGGGAGACTGGAGAGAAAAAAGGCGTCGAAAAGTCACCAGAAGGCAACACTCACGAAGAAAACAACGCAACGCCTGTTAAAAAAGCGAAAACTCTTTTTAAAACAGACGTGACTCCTAAAACTGTTGCCGGCACGTCAGGACGATCTCAAGCTTTAGTGTCTCCTCAGAAAAAAGCTTCCGAACTTCGATCTAGAAAAGAGGCTCAAAAGCGTGCCATAATCGAAAAAGCTAAGAAGTTAAAAATGTTATCCGAGTCCTTGGAAGGCGAGGAtgaagaaacaaagaaaaagagagaaaaatatttacttttaaagcaaaaaaaattaaaggagcGTGctgcaaagttaaaaaaaggagTAAAACAAGACAAAGCAAACTCACTTCGAAACACTGCCGAGCATTCTGATGAAGGCAGGGATGATCCAGAGGAACGCAGCAAGTCAAGGTCTAAGGAAGATAAGTTGGGTAAAAAACCCGACCAACATTTTTATAAGCCAGGTGATGCGAAACTAAAGAGCATCAGTGAAATGAGTAAGCAGCGATTAAAACAAGTGGAAACACGTCGCGCGGCGAAGAAAGAGGTGGAAAACGGCGAAGGGGACGACGTCCTGAAATCTAAAGTAACTAGCATTAAAAAGATGATCACGGAGAAACGTCGGGTTATCAAGACATCAGTGTCGGAAGAAGAGAAGGAATTTACGACAAGTCAATCGTCTGAAGATATTCGACGGAGTGATCATCGTGTTGTTCgcattgaaaacaaaaaaaaggccTTGTCGTCGGCGGTCGAAAAAACCGGCCAAGAGAAGAGGAAACACAAGCAACACGAAGACAGCTCCGAACGGAGACATCGTGAGAAAAGTTTAGAACGAGAACGAAAAACGACAACAGATCGCGATCGAGCTGAACGCCGTCTGCTACGCGAGGAGGAAGAAAGAAAGGAAGCCAAGAGACAACGCCAACTCGAACGAGAGAGAAAGGAACGAAAAAAGGTATCCATATTGGAACAAGAGAAACAAGAGAGTTTGCAGCGAGAAAAGTTAGCGCTGCGAGAGAAGGATCGGTTGGAGAGGAAGCTGATGAGGGAAAGGGAACTTCGTGAAGAACTGATGCGTGAAAAAGAAGAGGAGAAGTTTCGAAGGAAGAAACAGGAGTTGGTGAAAAGAAAGCGAATAAACCTCAAGGATGACGACAGTGACGAAACGTCGAGCAAGAAAAGTCGACGACATAAAGAAGTTATCAAAATCGATGTGAGTGAAAAAAGCGAGGAGGAGAGCAGTGAAAGcgagaaagaaaagaagaaaaagaaacgatctaagaagaagaaggagaagaagaagaGAAGAAAG AAGAGTGAGGAGAGTGACGACGAAAACAATGAGTCAGCTGATTCCGACGACTCTTCTTCGGAAGATGACGACGAGGAAGAAGAGCgtaaaagaaagaagaagaaaaggaaACACAAACGAAAACATAAAAAGCAcaggaaaagtaaaaaacataagAAGAAgactaagaagaaaaaaacaaagaaggaGAAGAGTGAAAGTGAGagcgaagaagaacaagaaagtGAAAGTAAAAAGTCTGATACTGAGGAGGAAGATGAAGAG GTAGAAGAAAGTGAACAAAAATCTGAAGAATCTGACAATGCGAAGGAGAGCAAAAGCGCTTCATCTGAAGACGAATCTGTGAAATCAAGCAGTGAtcaaaatgaagaagaaaaagaagaagaagaagaagaagaagaagaaacggAGTCTAAAACTGAGATAACTGAAA AATCAGCTACGGATCTTGAAACAGAAACCGAGAAAAATGACGACTCTTCAAAAGCGAAATGTGAAAAAACTAAAGAGAAAACAGAGAACGAACCTCCCGTCggtaaagtgaaaaaaaagagTTCCACAGGTGACGCAGAAGATCTGGAACTGGACTACGATGAAGACATTGGAGACCTTGACAACGATGCGTTGTATGGTGACTTAAACTTCGCTGATGACGAGCAAACGAACCCTGAAAATACAGACGAAGAGAGAGCGGACAGGAGTCCCGAAGATGGTGAAATATTAGATGAAGATTTGTTTAGTATGAAACCAAATACTGttgaaaaaaacttgtttagtaCCGAACCCAACGATACAGATATCGAAAATGCTGTCGATGACGCAATTAACGAACTTTCGCTAGATATTTCTAACCGTAAAAACGCTGTAAGGAAAGTAGAGAAGTCCAGCGATGTggaacttattttaaaaaacgagAATTCGAAAAATAGGTAG